GGGCTGGTGCGGATGAAGACGCTGACCATCCGGGCCAGCAGTTTTTCCCGGCGCAGCTTTTCCGCCGCCCGGGCGGTAAACTCGCAGACCGCCTCGCGCACCTCGCGGTTATCGGTCAATTTTTCCCCGAAGGACCGCGAGCAGACGATCTGTTGTTTCGGCGTCGCCTCCTCCAGCGCGATGCAGTTCTCCCCGTTCAGTTCCCGCACCGTTCTCTCCAGGGTTACGGAAGAGAGCCGCCTGGCCCGGTGTGGCTCCATCCGCGCCAGGTCCAGAGCCGTCTTCACCCCGCGCCGTTGCAGGACGCGGGTAAGGTTGCGGCCGATCCCCCAGATGTCAGAGGCCGGAGTAATCGCCAGCAGCCGTTGCTGCCTGCGCGGGTCGCACAGTTCAACAACCCCCCGGGTCGCCCTGAACCTCTTGGCCGCAGAGTTGGCCAGTTTCGCCAGGGTCTTGGTCGGGGCGATGCCGATGCTGACCGGAATGCCGACATGCTGTTTCACGGTCGTCCGGATCTGCCGGCCGTAGTCATCCAGTTTGCCGATGCCGGACAGGTCGAGGAAGGCCTCGTCGATGGAGTAGATCTCCATCCGCGGAGTGAACTGTTCGAGGGTCTGCATCACCCGGGCGGAAATGTCGCCGTAGAGGGTGTAGTTGGAGGAAAAGATCCGGATGCCGTGCCGTTTGATGTCGTCCCGGACCTTGAACAGGGGCACTCCCATCCCGATCCCCAGGGCCTTGGCCTCCGGGCTGCGGGCGACAACGCAGCCGTCGTTGTTGGAGAGCACGACCATGGGAACCTGTTTCAGGTCGGGCCGGAACAGGCGCTCGCAGCTGCAGTAGAAATTGTTGCAGTCGACCAGGGCGAACATGGTCACGGGTTGCGCAGGGAATGGATGACGGTGGTGACCACGCCGAAGATTTCCAGCTCGGCCCCGTCCGGGATGGGAACCGGGGCATGCCGGCTGTTCATGGGCACCAGGCGGGTTTCGGGTTTCAGCTCCAGTTTCTTGACGGTCAGCTCGCCGTTGAACTCGGCGATGACGATATCCCCGTGCTTCGCCTCCAGGGAACGGTCAACCACCAGCACGTCGCCGGAGAAGATGCCGGCCTCGATCATCGAATCCCCCTGCGCCCGGACGAAATAGGTCGCGGCGGGAGTCCGGATGCACAGCTCGTTCAGATCCAGGGCACGTTCGCAGTAATCGGACGCCGGGGAAGGAAACCCCGCCGGGACTTTGTCCAGAAACAGGGGAATGGCCAGGGCATCAAAATGGTCGGCCCGGCCGAGCAGTTCAGCTTTCATGCGAAGGTCCTTCTTTCCGGGGAGTTCCCGCAGCATGCCCGCGTTCCGTGACAGGACAGGTCACGCCGTCGGCCGGGGCTTAAGCCTGGTCTTGTCCTGTTCGCATTCGTCATGTCCGGGGCAGTGGTCGGAGCCGCAGGGCTCCATGTGGATGGTGACATCGGCTCCCGGCAGGCTGTC
The genomic region above belongs to Geothermobacter hydrogeniphilus and contains:
- the umuD gene encoding translesion error-prone DNA polymerase V autoproteolytic subunit, producing MKAELLGRADHFDALAIPLFLDKVPAGFPSPASDYCERALDLNELCIRTPAATYFVRAQGDSMIEAGIFSGDVLVVDRSLEAKHGDIVIAEFNGELTVKKLELKPETRLVPMNSRHAPVPIPDGAELEIFGVVTTVIHSLRNP
- the umuC gene encoding translesion error-prone DNA polymerase V subunit UmuC — protein: MFALVDCNNFYCSCERLFRPDLKQVPMVVLSNNDGCVVARSPEAKALGIGMGVPLFKVRDDIKRHGIRIFSSNYTLYGDISARVMQTLEQFTPRMEIYSIDEAFLDLSGIGKLDDYGRQIRTTVKQHVGIPVSIGIAPTKTLAKLANSAAKRFRATRGVVELCDPRRQQRLLAITPASDIWGIGRNLTRVLQRRGVKTALDLARMEPHRARRLSSVTLERTVRELNGENCIALEEATPKQQIVCSRSFGEKLTDNREVREAVCEFTARAAEKLRREKLLARMVSVFIRTSPFDETGTGYGNTATGTLPRPSSDTLEILHLVSRLFDMVWKNGGRYAKAGVMLGDFCSPDILQLDLFDTGTDHRRNDNLMRAVDSINRDGRGMIRFGGQRPRKDWFMRQEHLSPAYTTKWNCIPVVK